Genomic DNA from Desulfurivibrio alkaliphilus AHT 2:
AGGAGATGAGCAATGAGCGAGGAACAGAAAGGCGATGCGGCGGCAGGTCAGGGCCAGGCCCAGGGCCAGCAACAGGCTGCAGCCCCGGTATTTCGACTGCAGAAGATGTACCTCAAGGATCTTTCCTTTGAAAGCCCCACCGCGCCGGGGATCTTTACCGAGCAGGGGGTGGACCCCAAGGCCGATGTGCAGTTGAAGCTGGAAAATCGCAAGCTGGAAAGCGCCGATCAATATGAGGTGACCATCAAGATCACCGCCACGGTGACCAACAACAAAACCGGCAAGACCATGTTCATCGTTGAGGTGGAACACGGCGCGG
This window encodes:
- the secB gene encoding protein-export chaperone SecB; translated protein: MSEEQKGDAAAGQGQAQGQQQAAAPVFRLQKMYLKDLSFESPTAPGIFTEQGVDPKADVQLKLENRKLESADQYEVTIKITATVTNNKTGKTMFIVEVEHGAVFLLQNIPAEHMPAVLAVECPATLFPFTRQIISQTTADGGFMPFLMDPVNFLALYENSRRQQQQQQEGVAPQQQ